From the Alloalcanivorax dieselolei B5 genome, one window contains:
- a CDS encoding xanthine dehydrogenase family protein molybdopterin-binding subunit, protein MSTTVQLSRRRFLQSSLGALTLAVTAGGLVTIVRAADADARKYGADSMPGGTVDDPLVFVSIAADGMVTIVAHRAEMGTGVRTSLPMVVADEMEASWDRVQVVQAEANEARYGNQNVDGSRSMRHFLMPMRRAGAAARQMLEAAAAARWSVSVSEVKALRHEVVHQSSGRRLGYGELAADAARQPVPGTEQLKLKARADYRYIGKNQVRLVDLEAIGKGQATYGMDMRLPGMVYAVVARPPVVGGKLRRFDSEKALTVPGVLKVVEIPAFQGAPAFQPLGGVAVVARNTWAAIKGREALEIEWDDGPNGGYDSADFRKTLEEASRATGKTIRDNGDAVSVWNGAAETERFAAEYYIPHLAHASMEPPVATVQIKEGRAEVWTSVQNPAAAQQAVAARLKLKPEDVKVNVLLLGGGFGRKSKPDYVDEAAIVARAMPEGTPVKLVWTREDDIHHDYLHTVSAERLEAVIDKTGKVRSWLHRSAAPTIGSLFAENAKGQQLFELAMSAINMPYQIPNVRVETAEVAAHARIGWFRSVANIPHAFAAQCFIAELAHRAGKDHRQFALDLIGPARQIDPGDMADTWNYTESPERYPYDTGRLRGVIDAACQGAKWGRELPEGHGLGLAFCYSFMSYTATVVEVAVDEKGKVRVLAVDMAMDCGPQINPERIRAQMEGGAVMGLSLALTSEITFEKGHVKQSNFHDYQVLRHNASPRVIRTHLVNDDHDLPPGGVGEPPVPPVAPALCNAIFAATGKRVRGLPVGTVA, encoded by the coding sequence ATGTCCACGACCGTGCAACTCTCCCGGCGCCGTTTCCTCCAGAGCAGCCTGGGAGCACTGACGCTGGCGGTGACGGCGGGTGGTCTGGTTACCATCGTCAGAGCCGCTGATGCCGATGCCAGGAAATACGGTGCCGATTCCATGCCGGGCGGTACGGTGGACGACCCGCTGGTCTTCGTGTCCATCGCCGCGGACGGCATGGTCACCATCGTGGCACACCGTGCCGAGATGGGAACCGGCGTGCGCACCAGCCTGCCAATGGTGGTGGCCGATGAAATGGAGGCCAGCTGGGACCGCGTGCAGGTGGTGCAGGCGGAAGCCAACGAGGCCCGCTATGGCAACCAGAATGTGGACGGCTCCCGTAGCATGCGCCATTTTCTGATGCCGATGCGGCGCGCGGGCGCGGCGGCCCGGCAGATGCTGGAAGCGGCTGCCGCTGCCCGCTGGTCGGTGTCCGTGTCCGAGGTCAAGGCGCTGCGGCATGAAGTGGTTCACCAGAGCTCCGGGCGACGACTGGGCTATGGAGAACTGGCGGCCGACGCGGCCCGGCAACCGGTACCCGGGACGGAGCAGCTCAAACTCAAGGCGCGCGCCGACTATCGCTACATTGGTAAGAACCAGGTACGTCTGGTCGATCTAGAGGCCATCGGCAAGGGCCAGGCCACCTATGGCATGGATATGCGCCTGCCCGGCATGGTCTACGCGGTGGTGGCGCGCCCGCCCGTGGTGGGCGGCAAGCTACGCCGTTTCGACAGTGAGAAAGCGCTGACCGTGCCCGGTGTTCTGAAAGTGGTGGAGATTCCCGCTTTCCAGGGGGCGCCGGCATTTCAGCCGCTGGGCGGCGTCGCCGTGGTGGCACGCAACACCTGGGCGGCGATCAAGGGCCGTGAGGCGCTGGAGATAGAGTGGGACGACGGCCCCAACGGCGGCTACGACTCCGCCGATTTCCGCAAGACACTGGAGGAGGCTTCACGTGCAACGGGTAAAACCATTCGTGATAACGGTGATGCCGTAAGTGTGTGGAACGGTGCGGCCGAGACGGAGCGGTTCGCCGCCGAGTACTACATCCCGCACCTGGCGCATGCGTCAATGGAGCCGCCCGTAGCCACGGTGCAAATTAAGGAAGGCCGCGCCGAGGTCTGGACTTCGGTGCAGAACCCGGCGGCGGCACAACAGGCGGTCGCGGCGCGGCTGAAACTCAAGCCGGAAGACGTCAAAGTCAACGTGCTGCTGCTGGGAGGCGGCTTCGGCCGGAAATCCAAGCCGGACTATGTTGATGAAGCGGCCATCGTGGCCCGGGCCATGCCCGAGGGGACGCCGGTCAAGCTGGTGTGGACCCGCGAAGACGATATCCACCACGACTACCTGCACACCGTCTCGGCGGAACGGCTGGAAGCGGTCATCGACAAGACCGGCAAGGTTCGGTCCTGGCTGCACCGCAGTGCCGCCCCGACCATCGGCTCGCTGTTCGCCGAGAATGCCAAGGGGCAGCAGCTTTTCGAGTTGGCCATGTCGGCCATCAACATGCCTTATCAGATCCCGAATGTGCGGGTCGAAACCGCTGAGGTTGCCGCCCACGCGCGCATCGGCTGGTTCCGCTCGGTGGCCAATATCCCCCATGCCTTCGCGGCGCAGTGTTTCATCGCGGAACTGGCGCACCGTGCCGGCAAGGACCACCGGCAGTTCGCGCTTGATCTGATTGGTCCTGCACGCCAGATCGATCCCGGCGACATGGCGGACACCTGGAACTACACCGAGTCACCGGAACGCTATCCTTACGACACGGGCCGCTTGCGCGGCGTCATTGACGCCGCCTGCCAAGGCGCCAAATGGGGGCGTGAGCTTCCCGAGGGGCATGGCCTGGGTCTGGCCTTCTGTTACAGCTTCATGAGCTACACCGCCACCGTGGTCGAGGTGGCCGTGGACGAGAAGGGCAAGGTACGGGTGCTGGCGGTGGATATGGCCATGGACTGTGGTCCGCAGATCAACCCCGAGCGCATTCGCGCACAGATGGAAGGCGGCGCGGTGATGGGGCTGAGTCTGGCGCTCACCAGTGAGATTACCTTCGAGAAAGGGCATGTGAAGCAGAGCAATTTCCACGACTACCAGGTGCTGCGCCACAATGCTTCGCCGCGGGTGATACGTACTCATCTGGTCAACGATGACCATGATTTGCCGCCCGGCGGCGTGGGTGAGCCGCCGGTGCCGCCCGTGGCCCCGGCACTGTGCAATGCCATCTTCGCCGCCACCGGCAAGCGTGTGCGCGGCCTGCCGGTGGGGACGGTAGCTTGA
- a CDS encoding DMT family transporter — MKTENTFWAAQGAMATFVLLWGSAAIVTRWGLDHGSVLALLILRFALALGALLLIRGGRLLPPRGQRLPVAGVGLLLIGFYTLCYFLALEHEVTPGLLATVLGAQPILTLVLTERRFAPWRLAGLLLALLGLTLVVYQSLVLARLSWTGMAFALGALLCVTVGALWQKRIALPPSEVLPLQYAVTLLLCALLIPFQPFHWQWSVGFLVPVVWMGLGVSVAAQLLLYRMIRSGNLVNVTSLFYLVPVVTVLLDYLVFGNALSVMSLAGMIAILAGLAVVHGRPERVPAE, encoded by the coding sequence ATGAAAACGGAAAATACCTTCTGGGCGGCCCAGGGCGCCATGGCCACGTTCGTGTTGCTGTGGGGCAGTGCCGCCATCGTCACTCGTTGGGGGTTGGACCACGGCTCGGTTCTTGCCCTGTTGATTCTGCGTTTCGCTCTCGCGCTTGGCGCCTTGCTGTTGATCCGTGGCGGTCGTTTGCTGCCTCCGCGAGGGCAACGTTTGCCGGTGGCTGGCGTCGGCTTGTTGCTGATCGGTTTTTACACCCTGTGTTACTTCCTGGCTTTGGAGCATGAGGTCACGCCGGGACTCCTGGCCACGGTGCTGGGGGCACAACCAATCCTCACCCTGGTACTCACCGAGAGGCGTTTTGCGCCGTGGCGGCTGGCGGGATTGCTGCTGGCTTTGCTGGGGCTGACGCTGGTGGTCTACCAGAGTCTGGTCCTGGCCAGGTTGTCCTGGACCGGCATGGCGTTTGCTCTGGGCGCTTTGCTCTGTGTCACCGTCGGCGCGTTGTGGCAGAAGCGTATCGCGTTGCCGCCGAGCGAGGTGCTGCCGTTGCAATACGCGGTGACGCTGCTGTTGTGCGCTTTGCTGATCCCGTTCCAGCCTTTTCATTGGCAATGGAGTGTGGGGTTCCTGGTGCCGGTGGTATGGATGGGGCTGGGAGTGTCGGTGGCGGCGCAGCTGCTGCTTTATCGGATGATCCGCTCCGGTAATTTGGTCAATGTGACCAGCCTGTTCTATCTGGTTCCGGTGGTAACGGTGTTACTGGATTACCTGGTATTCGGCAATGCACTGTCGGTAATGTCGCTGGCCGGCATGATCGCGATCCTGGCCGGGTTGGCGGTGGTGCATGGCCGGCCGGAGCGGGTTCCCGCTGAGTAG
- a CDS encoding LysR family transcriptional regulator yields the protein MTVSLDQLQAFVIAAETGSFSAAARRLHKAQSAVSTQISNLEEDLGLALFSRAGRSPTLTPAGERLLLEARVILDRREHLIGVARSFEAHVEQRLVVAVDEIYPERVMAEVFAEFAEQFPHVELELLFPMMEDVSRLVLTGKADLGVMWRQEILPTELGFQTLGWVPIKMVCGKHHPLAKVRVDWEDLKRHRQILVAAHSDGPEKQRLRVAPEVWWVESHWVILQLVRQGIGWAFVSSHVIEASPVAADLVVPELQFDDFDLPVAVEMVWHKQRPCGPAAKWLRERFAATALS from the coding sequence ATGACCGTTTCCCTGGACCAATTGCAGGCCTTCGTCATCGCCGCCGAGACGGGTTCGTTCTCCGCCGCCGCCCGGCGTTTGCACAAGGCCCAATCCGCCGTCAGCACCCAGATCTCCAATCTGGAGGAGGATCTGGGGCTGGCGCTGTTCAGCCGCGCCGGGCGCAGCCCTACCCTGACCCCGGCGGGGGAACGACTGCTGCTGGAAGCCCGGGTAATCCTCGACCGGCGTGAACACCTGATCGGCGTGGCACGCAGTTTCGAAGCCCATGTAGAGCAGCGGCTGGTGGTGGCCGTCGACGAGATTTATCCGGAACGGGTCATGGCCGAGGTGTTCGCCGAATTCGCCGAACAATTCCCCCACGTGGAGTTGGAGTTGCTGTTTCCCATGATGGAGGACGTCAGCCGCCTGGTATTGACCGGCAAGGCCGACCTCGGTGTCATGTGGCGGCAGGAAATTCTACCCACCGAGCTGGGATTTCAGACCCTCGGCTGGGTGCCGATCAAAATGGTCTGTGGTAAACACCACCCTCTGGCCAAGGTACGGGTGGACTGGGAAGACCTGAAACGCCACCGTCAGATTCTGGTGGCGGCGCACAGCGACGGCCCCGAGAAACAGCGGTTACGAGTGGCACCGGAAGTGTGGTGGGTGGAAAGCCACTGGGTGATCCTGCAGCTGGTGCGCCAGGGAATCGGCTGGGCCTTCGTCTCCAGTCACGTGATCGAGGCGTCGCCGGTGGCCGCGGATCTGGTGGTTCCGGAACTGCAGTTCGACGACTTTGATCTGCCGGTGGCGGTGGAGATGGTCTGGCACAAACAACGCCCCTGCGGGCCAGCGGCCAAATGGCTGCGGGAGCGATTCGCCGCCACGGCACTCTCCTGA
- a CDS encoding (2Fe-2S)-binding protein: MPQLNVNGQAKEVDVPDDMPLLWVLRDELGMTGSKFGCGMALCGACTMHLDGAPVRSCVTPVSAAAGRAISTIEGMASDRVGQVVQQAWIENNVAQCGYCQAGQIMTAVGLLKTTPAPTEEQIDGAMGGNICRCGTYPRIRAAILQAADRLAQGDE; encoded by the coding sequence ATGCCCCAGCTTAACGTCAATGGCCAGGCCAAGGAGGTCGACGTTCCCGACGACATGCCGCTGTTGTGGGTGCTGCGCGACGAACTTGGCATGACCGGTAGCAAATTCGGCTGCGGCATGGCGCTGTGTGGCGCCTGCACCATGCACCTGGACGGAGCGCCTGTCCGCTCTTGTGTCACGCCGGTGTCCGCGGCGGCGGGGCGCGCGATTTCGACCATCGAAGGCATGGCGTCCGACCGTGTCGGCCAGGTGGTGCAACAAGCCTGGATCGAGAACAATGTGGCCCAGTGCGGCTATTGTCAGGCGGGTCAGATCATGACGGCGGTGGGGTTGCTCAAGACCACACCGGCACCCACAGAAGAACAGATTGACGGCGCCATGGGTGGCAATATCTGTCGCTGTGGCACCTATCCGCGTATTCGCGCCGCTATCTTGCAGGCGGCGGATCGTCTGGCGCAAGGAGACGAATAA
- a CDS encoding Vgb family protein, which yields MNTSSADLIREYGPFPAIDAVHGVSFDGQHVWLATGETLTALDPDSGQTVRSLNVPADAGTAFDGQHLFQISGNQIQKIDPRSGAIIATLPAPEGGNSGLAWGEGVLWVGQHRSRKIHQVDPETGAILRTLESNRFVTGVTWLEGELWHGTWENDESELRRIDSATGELLERIEMPAGMGVSGLESDGRDRFFCGGGGSGKLRAVRRPG from the coding sequence ATGAACACATCATCAGCCGACCTGATCCGTGAATACGGCCCCTTCCCCGCTATCGACGCCGTGCACGGGGTTTCCTTCGACGGCCAGCACGTCTGGCTTGCCACCGGAGAAACGCTGACCGCCCTGGACCCCGACAGCGGTCAAACCGTGCGCTCATTGAACGTCCCCGCGGACGCGGGAACCGCCTTCGATGGGCAGCATCTGTTTCAGATCAGCGGAAACCAGATCCAGAAGATCGACCCGCGAAGCGGCGCGATCATCGCCACCCTCCCCGCTCCCGAAGGCGGCAACTCGGGTCTCGCCTGGGGCGAAGGCGTACTCTGGGTGGGTCAGCATCGCAGCCGCAAGATCCATCAGGTCGACCCGGAAACCGGTGCGATTCTCCGCACGCTTGAGTCCAACCGCTTCGTCACCGGCGTCACCTGGCTGGAAGGAGAGCTGTGGCACGGCACCTGGGAAAACGACGAAAGCGAATTGCGACGTATCGACTCCGCCACCGGAGAACTGCTGGAGCGAATCGAGATGCCGGCCGGAATGGGTGTGTCAGGGCTCGAGTCCGATGGCCGGGACCGTTTCTTCTGTGGCGGCGGTGGCAGCGGAAAGCTGAGAGCCGTACGCCGCCCGGGATAG
- a CDS encoding di-heme oxidoredictase family protein, with amino-acid sequence MRRLLILLLALTASACGGGGGGSTPPASAPDSPPAGELPEPDFEPAPVSDISPLPSADAPVRPAPPPELRLATATDDGECQPAQPITGITASSSGDENDNNTAGKAVDGDPSSRWESAWSDIADPDDAWLQFDFGAKTAIGSMKLYWENAYADEYAIYISDDAEDWYQVRYITVGKGNTETFFNLNINVRYVRLQGIRRHTHYGYSLFEAEFQTPGCGNSMPTLDTSYVPYPVDGRDRQPLPAPAEPIESIRFTLADGTLVTRFGMVGRSRHARERGEEWNEYGFGRNDTVDGQGNPVDKGPGAHLNFVANYFKNRTWGVEFIDNSNVAGVTEPRIIVNQYFQQAQKGGGHSFVRRFDDPNVTGFGWMSPGDLLDDSTYLSDGAPCPVVPKPANNELLNPDSGFHGIIGANDGCSVVFDTYPGHSALAENADGVLVPNGDNVPARPLKQGDIIEFTSSFFSTREAMDAIGDDGAVRYYTNELTYVMGEGLRPWYGQEPRLMNEPLPRHALQGGLGSVSYDYADNASFIFQQPHNNVGMRNIQRFMEGRRWLHTNLWSGAHNEAGNDRNDAGRELQGQHFNQSTCVSCHINNGRSVAPVVANQRLDTMVVRVGAESNPANGLYLPHPVYGQSLQMNARSTTSGTSENWGNAAYVAGFDSHDVILADGTVVTLRKPTIAFEGPSPASYSLRAAQPLIGMGLLEAIADDTILARVRGTPDEDGVLGTANYAYDPESGEVRLGRYGWKAGKVSLRHQVANAALLDMSVTSSLYPNRDCLAGPKYCDPASGTEAGLPDDALQLMTDYLQLLAVPAQRSQVSGFPQGVSPLPYLDVDPNKVAQGEQVFNDIRCNACHVSEIQTSARSRFAEVRNQTIRPYTDLLLHDMGEGLADDFAEGLASGRMWRTPALWGIGYTKYVAGDIPVGYLHDGRARTLTEAIIWHGGEAEVIKNRFINLSSEHREALLAFLGSL; translated from the coding sequence ATGCGCAGGTTGCTCATCCTATTGTTAGCATTGACGGCATCGGCCTGTGGTGGCGGAGGTGGCGGCAGCACACCACCCGCGTCCGCCCCCGATTCCCCGCCTGCCGGGGAACTGCCCGAACCGGATTTTGAGCCAGCGCCAGTCAGCGATATCAGTCCGCTGCCGTCCGCGGATGCGCCCGTACGACCCGCGCCACCGCCGGAACTGCGCTTGGCAACGGCAACTGACGATGGCGAATGTCAGCCAGCGCAACCCATCACTGGCATCACCGCGAGTTCGTCCGGCGACGAAAACGACAATAATACTGCCGGAAAAGCCGTTGATGGCGACCCGAGCAGCCGCTGGGAAAGTGCTTGGAGCGATATCGCCGACCCTGACGATGCTTGGTTACAGTTCGATTTTGGTGCCAAAACCGCCATCGGTTCCATGAAACTGTACTGGGAAAATGCGTACGCCGATGAATATGCCATCTATATTTCCGACGATGCGGAAGATTGGTATCAAGTGCGTTACATCACCGTCGGAAAGGGCAACACAGAGACCTTTTTCAATCTCAATATCAACGTTCGCTACGTGCGTTTGCAAGGCATTCGCCGCCATACCCATTATGGCTACTCGCTATTTGAAGCCGAGTTTCAAACGCCCGGTTGTGGTAACTCAATGCCAACACTGGATACATCTTATGTGCCTTATCCCGTAGACGGCAGAGACCGCCAGCCCCTGCCAGCGCCAGCGGAGCCCATTGAAAGTATCCGCTTTACCCTGGCCGATGGCACGCTGGTCACCCGTTTTGGCATGGTGGGCCGCTCACGTCACGCGCGTGAACGCGGCGAGGAGTGGAATGAATACGGTTTTGGCCGCAACGACACCGTTGATGGTCAAGGCAATCCGGTCGATAAGGGGCCTGGCGCACACTTAAACTTTGTCGCCAACTACTTCAAAAACCGCACCTGGGGCGTTGAATTTATCGACAACAGCAACGTCGCGGGCGTCACCGAGCCACGCATTATCGTTAACCAGTACTTTCAACAGGCGCAAAAAGGGGGGGGACATTCCTTTGTGCGCCGCTTCGATGACCCCAATGTCACCGGTTTTGGCTGGATGAGTCCGGGTGATCTGCTTGACGATTCAACCTACCTGAGCGACGGCGCGCCCTGTCCGGTAGTGCCCAAGCCCGCTAACAACGAGTTATTGAACCCCGATAGCGGTTTTCATGGGATTATCGGCGCCAACGATGGCTGTAGCGTGGTGTTCGACACCTATCCCGGTCACAGCGCCTTGGCTGAGAATGCCGACGGCGTGCTGGTACCCAACGGCGACAATGTGCCAGCACGGCCGTTGAAACAAGGCGATATCATTGAGTTCACCAGTTCGTTTTTCTCGACCCGCGAGGCCATGGATGCCATCGGCGATGACGGTGCTGTTCGTTACTATACCAACGAACTGACTTACGTAATGGGTGAAGGCTTACGTCCTTGGTACGGTCAAGAGCCACGCTTGATGAACGAACCCTTGCCCAGGCACGCCCTGCAAGGCGGGTTGGGTTCGGTATCATACGATTACGCCGACAATGCCAGCTTTATCTTTCAGCAGCCCCACAACAACGTTGGCATGCGGAATATTCAGCGTTTTATGGAGGGGCGACGCTGGTTACACACCAATCTGTGGAGCGGCGCGCATAATGAAGCCGGTAACGACCGTAATGACGCGGGCCGGGAGCTGCAAGGCCAACATTTTAACCAATCGACCTGTGTCAGTTGCCACATCAATAATGGCCGCAGCGTCGCGCCGGTGGTTGCCAATCAACGGTTAGACACCATGGTGGTGCGTGTGGGTGCGGAGAGTAACCCGGCCAACGGTCTATATTTACCGCACCCTGTCTATGGCCAAAGCCTGCAAATGAATGCGCGTTCAACCACCAGCGGCACTAGCGAAAACTGGGGTAACGCCGCTTATGTGGCTGGCTTCGACAGCCACGATGTAATCCTTGCCGATGGCACGGTGGTTACACTGCGCAAACCCACTATCGCCTTTGAAGGGCCGTCACCCGCCTCCTATTCGCTGCGCGCGGCGCAACCGTTGATTGGCATGGGGCTGTTGGAAGCCATTGCTGATGACACCATTCTGGCACGAGTTCGCGGCACGCCAGACGAGGATGGCGTACTCGGCACAGCCAACTACGCTTACGATCCCGAAAGCGGCGAGGTACGTTTAGGCCGCTATGGCTGGAAAGCAGGCAAGGTCAGCCTGCGCCATCAGGTAGCCAACGCCGCCTTGCTTGATATGTCGGTGACCTCATCGCTTTATCCAAACCGTGACTGTCTGGCCGGCCCGAAATACTGCGATCCCGCCAGCGGCACCGAAGCCGGTTTGCCCGACGACGCGCTGCAATTGATGACCGACTACTTGCAGTTGCTGGCGGTACCCGCGCAACGCAGCCAGGTAAGCGGTTTTCCTCAGGGCGTGTCGCCATTGCCCTATTTGGACGTCGATCCCAATAAAGTGGCACAAGGCGAGCAAGTGTTTAACGACATTCGCTGCAACGCTTGCCATGTTAGCGAAATACAAACCAGCGCCCGTTCGCGCTTCGCCGAAGTCCGCAACCAGACAATTCGCCCATACACCGACCTGCTGTTGCACGATATGGGCGAAGGCCTGGCCGATGACTTTGCCGAAGGTCTCGCCAGCGGCCGTATGTGGCGCACACCAGCGTTATGGGGCATTGGCTATACAAAATACGTGGCCGGCGACATACCCGTTGGCTATTTACACGACGGCCGCGCCCGCACACTCACCGAAGCCATCATTTGGCACGGTGGTGAAGCCGAGGTGATTAAAAACCGCTTTATCAACCTCAGTAGCGAACACCGTGAAGCATTGTTGGCGTTTTTAGGGTCGTTATAG
- a CDS encoding winged helix-turn-helix transcriptional regulator, producing the protein MARKTVSQPVRGSTTGRPIMVLLDLLGQRWVLRILWELRGEPLSFRELQARCGQLSPTVLNERIKKLRERDIVEHQEGAGYRLTKAGRELGEQLLGLYHWSERWWG; encoded by the coding sequence ATGGCCAGGAAAACCGTCAGCCAACCGGTCCGGGGATCAACCACCGGCCGCCCGATCATGGTATTGCTGGATCTTCTCGGGCAGCGCTGGGTGCTCCGCATCCTCTGGGAGCTGCGAGGTGAGCCTTTGTCATTCCGGGAACTGCAGGCGCGCTGCGGTCAACTTTCACCAACAGTGCTGAATGAGCGCATAAAAAAGCTCCGGGAACGGGACATCGTGGAACACCAGGAAGGAGCCGGCTACCGTCTCACGAAAGCCGGGAGAGAACTTGGAGAGCAACTTCTCGGGCTGTACCACTGGAGCGAGCGCTGGTGGGGATAG
- a CDS encoding helix-turn-helix domain-containing protein: MDSLITAAARALTAGDPLAALNQVALRDDAAALAMRGIALAQLGDLPRAGALLKAAARAFGKKEALARARCVVAQAEIALASRDLGWSEQPLEAARSTLEKHGERINAAHARHIRIRRQLLLGRLDEAERGLAGIDPSSYPPPLQAAHELVIAGIALRRLQTRRARSAFARADTAARQSGIPALIAEVEQTALTLTVPAARLIHKGRQRTLLLEEVETLLASNTLIVDECRHQVRSGGTSIPFVGRPILLALARMLAEAWPEDVPRDVLIEKVFRTRFADDSHRARLRVEIGRLRQRLRGHVGIKATRRGFTLAPEPGADVAVLAPPVDEKHAAILALLADGQAWSSSALALALGTSQRTVQRALESLAQAEKVQRFGQGRARRWLLPPIPGFTTTLLLPAPLPGS; this comes from the coding sequence ATGGATTCGTTGATTACGGCGGCGGCGCGTGCTCTCACGGCGGGCGATCCGCTGGCCGCGCTCAATCAGGTCGCCCTGCGTGATGACGCCGCCGCGCTTGCCATGCGCGGCATCGCGTTGGCGCAACTCGGCGACCTGCCCCGTGCCGGAGCCTTGCTGAAAGCCGCGGCCCGGGCCTTCGGGAAGAAAGAAGCCTTGGCCCGGGCCCGCTGCGTTGTCGCCCAAGCCGAGATCGCACTGGCATCGCGCGACCTGGGTTGGTCCGAACAGCCCCTCGAGGCGGCCAGATCGACACTGGAAAAGCATGGCGAGCGGATCAATGCCGCCCATGCCCGGCATATCCGAATCCGGCGCCAGCTCCTGCTTGGCCGTCTTGACGAAGCCGAGCGGGGACTGGCCGGAATCGACCCCTCTTCCTATCCTCCCCCGCTGCAAGCCGCCCATGAATTGGTGATCGCCGGCATTGCCTTGCGTCGTCTACAAACGCGGCGGGCCCGGTCCGCTTTTGCCCGCGCCGACACGGCCGCCCGCCAAAGCGGCATTCCGGCCTTGATCGCGGAGGTGGAGCAGACCGCACTCACTCTGACGGTTCCGGCGGCGCGTCTGATTCATAAAGGCCGACAACGGACTCTGCTTCTTGAGGAAGTGGAAACGCTGCTGGCTTCCAATACGCTGATCGTGGATGAATGCCGCCATCAGGTCCGTAGCGGCGGTACCTCGATCCCGTTCGTGGGACGCCCGATACTGCTCGCTCTCGCTCGCATGCTGGCCGAGGCCTGGCCGGAAGACGTGCCCAGAGACGTTCTTATTGAGAAGGTATTCCGAACCCGCTTTGCCGACGATTCCCATCGTGCCCGGTTGCGGGTGGAAATCGGGCGTCTGCGTCAGCGCCTGCGAGGCCACGTCGGAATAAAAGCAACCCGCCGGGGCTTCACCCTGGCCCCCGAGCCCGGCGCTGACGTGGCCGTGTTGGCCCCACCTGTGGACGAAAAACACGCCGCCATTCTGGCCCTGCTTGCCGACGGCCAGGCCTGGTCCAGTTCGGCTCTGGCCCTGGCACTGGGCACCAGTCAGCGTACCGTGCAGAGAGCACTGGAGTCGCTGGCACAGGCGGAGAAAGTGCAACGTTTCGGCCAGGGCCGCGCCCGCCGCTGGCTGCTTCCCCCCATTCCCGGATTCACGACAACCTTGTTACTCCCGGCCCCGCTGCCGGGCAGCTAG
- a CDS encoding carboxymuconolactone decarboxylase family protein, whose translation MTHDLRPLSGPPFDRETQAILDKYYPQRDGEVLSLFRVFARNPRLLRKLGAAGLLDDASPLPLRQREIVILRTTAHHRCEYEWGVHARVFAKAAGLDEAQLVATRHGTAEAPCWTEQEQALIRVVDELHDEGKLSEEAHSLFVRHWETEQQLEVLALCGFYSTVSFIANTARLAPEPWARCFPDAGEAPSACPCG comes from the coding sequence ATGACACACGATTTGAGGCCCCTTTCGGGGCCGCCATTTGACAGAGAGACTCAGGCCATACTGGACAAGTACTACCCGCAGCGGGATGGCGAGGTGTTGAGCCTGTTCCGGGTTTTCGCCCGCAATCCCCGTCTGTTACGCAAACTCGGCGCGGCGGGATTGCTGGATGACGCCAGCCCGTTACCTTTGCGTCAGCGGGAAATAGTGATCTTGCGCACCACCGCGCACCATAGGTGTGAATACGAGTGGGGCGTGCACGCCAGGGTGTTCGCCAAGGCGGCGGGGCTGGATGAAGCGCAGTTGGTTGCCACTCGGCACGGGACCGCGGAAGCGCCATGCTGGACCGAACAGGAACAAGCCCTGATCCGGGTGGTTGATGAACTGCATGACGAAGGCAAGCTGAGTGAGGAGGCGCACTCGTTGTTCGTCCGGCATTGGGAAACCGAGCAGCAGCTGGAAGTTCTTGCTTTGTGCGGGTTCTATTCGACGGTCAGTTTTATCGCCAATACCGCACGGCTGGCGCCGGAGCCTTGGGCGCGGTGTTTTCCCGACGCCGGAGAAGCCCCGTCGGCTTGTCCATGTGGGTGA
- a CDS encoding PACE efflux transporter encodes MALRTTQDRVRHAVLFELIGLAIMIPVGAYLFQLPVGHMGVLGVVGATIATAWNFVFNLGFDHAMLRWLGHTRKTLRMRVGHALLFEGGLLVMLLPIVAWYLGIGLMQALLMDLAMVLFYLFYAFSFNWAYDRVFPVPPMAKPAV; translated from the coding sequence ATGGCATTGCGTACGACTCAGGACCGGGTCCGTCACGCGGTACTGTTCGAGCTGATCGGCCTGGCGATCATGATCCCGGTGGGCGCTTACCTGTTTCAGTTGCCGGTCGGTCACATGGGCGTGCTGGGGGTGGTGGGCGCCACCATCGCCACGGCCTGGAACTTTGTATTCAACCTGGGGTTCGACCACGCCATGTTGCGTTGGCTGGGCCATACCAGGAAGACTCTGCGTATGCGGGTAGGGCATGCGTTGCTGTTCGAAGGTGGCTTGCTGGTAATGCTGCTGCCGATAGTAGCCTGGTATCTGGGAATCGGTTTGATGCAGGCCCTGCTGATGGACCTCGCCATGGTGTTGTTCTATCTGTTCTATGCCTTCAGCTTCAACTGGGCCTATGACCGGGTGTTCCCGGTGCCGCCGATGGCGAAACCGGCGGTTTGA